In Pongo abelii isolate AG06213 chromosome 15, NHGRI_mPonAbe1-v2.0_pri, whole genome shotgun sequence, a single window of DNA contains:
- the TMEM253 gene encoding transmembrane protein 253, whose translation MEDRAGEQEQERHSLRLEKLQHWARHRQSGHLLVLAVSQLWLAVVVVPLAVSVACLNSDCHMATALPLGPGASGLLTGTVTLELRRAPRLWKVRAMMIFNTFNLILGFIVVVVEVMKTALGPAPTASSQHAGLLVLELSAEAFTLGGVLVSVHALFLLSQRKPGCCRSQSLHYQELQEGFSELEEVPGLENGPTVASTGANERARQREQTRAALLPP comes from the exons ATGGAAGATAGAGCTGGTGAGCAAGAGCAGGAGAGACACAGCCTTCGTCTGGAAAAGCTACAACACTGGGCGAGGCACAGGCAGAGTGGGCACCTCTTGGTGCTAGCG GTGAGCCAGCTATGGCTGGCAGTGGTTGTGGTGCCCCTTGCTGTCTCAGTCGCCTGCCTGAACTCTGATTGTCACATGGCCACAGCGCTGCCTCTTGGGCCTGGAGCCTCA GGTCTCCTCACTGGGACTGTCACTCTGGAGCTTCGCAGAGCACCCCGCCTCTGGAAG GTGCGGGCCATGATGATATTCAACACCTTCAACTTGATCTTGGGTTTCATCGTGGTGGTGGTCGAGGTGATGAAGACAGCCTTGGGGCCTGCCCCAACTGCCTCCTCCCAG CATGCTGGCTTGCTGGTGCTGGAACTCAGTGCTGAGGCCTTCACCCTAGGGGGAGTGCTGGTCTCAGTGCACGCCCTATTCTTGCTGAGCCAGAGGAAACCAGGATGCTGCAGGAGCCAGAGTCTGCACTATCAAGAGCTGCAGGAG GGCTTCTCTGAGTTGGAAGAGGTTCCTGGTTTGGAGAATGGTCCCACGGTGGCCAGCACAGGAGCAAATGAGAGGGCGAGACAGCGGGAACAGACACGTGCTGCTCTCCTTCCACCCTGA